One part of the Sphingopyxis sp. TUF1 genome encodes these proteins:
- a CDS encoding DUF1285 domain-containing protein, translating into MVTPAPSLPKDFAQLSLAEAAELLAARKLPPVESWHPERAGDSAMEIRADGSWYHDGGRINRPAMVKLFSTILRREADGSHVLVTPAEKLAIAVEDTPFRAVEMKSEGEGMARKLVFRLDTDDLVLAGAEHPLSFGGDPDHPDPRLHVRGAIGNGLQARIDRALYYEIVDMALTAGEDPPAIWSNGARFPLVDR; encoded by the coding sequence ATGGTCACCCCCGCGCCTTCGCTGCCCAAGGACTTCGCGCAGCTCTCGCTCGCCGAAGCCGCCGAACTGCTCGCCGCGCGCAAACTGCCGCCGGTCGAAAGCTGGCACCCCGAGCGCGCCGGCGACAGCGCGATGGAAATCCGCGCTGACGGCAGCTGGTATCATGATGGCGGGCGGATCAACCGGCCGGCAATGGTCAAACTCTTCTCGACGATCCTGCGCCGCGAGGCTGATGGCAGCCATGTGCTCGTCACGCCCGCCGAAAAGCTCGCCATCGCGGTCGAGGACACGCCGTTTCGCGCGGTCGAGATGAAGAGCGAGGGCGAGGGGATGGCGCGCAAACTCGTCTTTCGCCTCGACACCGACGATCTTGTACTCGCGGGCGCCGAGCATCCGCTGTCCTTCGGCGGCGACCCCGACCACCCCGACCCGCGGCTGCATGTGCGCGGTGCGATCGGCAACGGGCTGCAGGCGCGCATCGACCGCGCGCTTTATTACGAGATTGTCGACATGGCGCTGACCGCGGGCGAAGACCCGCCCGCGATCTGGTCGAACGGCGCCCGCTTTCCCTTGGTGGATCGCTGA
- a CDS encoding CoA pyrophosphatase, with amino-acid sequence MLSEKLRDALDNLLPEPGEDEAHLAAPTLRDAAVLVAFTDRPDPGVILTQRPQWLRSHAGQVAFPGGKIDPGDRDAIDAALREAEEEIGLGRRDVMVAGATEPYHSGSGYRITPVLGVIPPDLPLDPNPDEVEDWFEVPLDILFDPDNYARQYAHWQGQGRHYYDMDWQGRRIWGVTAGIIVNLARRLPAGWHR; translated from the coding sequence ATGCTGTCCGAAAAATTGCGCGATGCGCTCGATAATCTGTTGCCCGAACCGGGGGAGGACGAGGCGCATCTCGCCGCACCGACGCTGCGCGACGCCGCGGTGCTCGTCGCCTTCACCGACCGCCCCGACCCCGGCGTTATCCTGACTCAGCGGCCGCAATGGCTGCGCAGCCATGCCGGGCAGGTCGCCTTTCCGGGCGGCAAGATCGATCCCGGCGACCGCGATGCCATCGACGCGGCGCTGCGCGAGGCGGAGGAGGAAATTGGCCTCGGCCGCCGCGACGTGATGGTGGCGGGCGCGACCGAACCCTATCATTCGGGCAGCGGCTATCGCATCACCCCCGTGCTCGGCGTGATCCCGCCCGACCTGCCGCTCGATCCCAATCCCGACGAGGTCGAGGACTGGTTCGAGGTGCCGCTCGACATATTGTTCGACCCCGACAATTATGCCCGCCAATATGCGCATTGGCAGGGGCAGGGCCGTCATTATTATGACATGGACTGGCAGGGACGGCGGATCTGGGGCGTGACCGCGGGAATCATCGTCAATCTGGCGCGGCGCCTGCCCGCGGGGTGGCACCGGTGA
- a CDS encoding CCA tRNA nucleotidyltransferase, producing the protein MTRLPDAPWRERQGLHRIVAALSADGGAVKIVGGAVRDTLLGIAVTDIDLATPLVPEEVTRRLEAAGVKVIPTGIAHGTVTAIASGDHHEITTLRRDVATDGRRATVAFADDWRDDAARRDFTINALYADPETGEVDDWFGGLSDLAAGRIAFIGDAATRIAEDHLRILRFYRFAARFGRGALDPASHAAVVAARQSLKSLSRERIADELTKILSLPDPRAIVAQMHADGIFAVLLPELDPGFAAALDRLLASEAAAGIAPAPLRRLAALLPADAAIAEQVASRLRLSTRQRKHLAALGGHRHDVARPIRQLAHAIGIDAARDVHLLAGDPAAVQALADWQVPMLPVKGGDIVARGIAAGPEVARILKAVEAAWVAEDFPGAPRVAELVDQKIGRVSD; encoded by the coding sequence GTGACGCGGCTGCCCGACGCGCCATGGCGCGAGCGGCAGGGGCTGCATCGCATCGTCGCCGCGCTGTCGGCCGATGGCGGCGCGGTCAAGATCGTCGGCGGCGCGGTGCGCGACACGCTGCTCGGCATTGCCGTCACCGACATCGACCTGGCGACGCCGCTGGTGCCCGAAGAGGTGACGCGGCGGCTCGAGGCGGCGGGGGTCAAGGTAATCCCGACCGGCATCGCCCACGGGACGGTCACCGCGATCGCGAGCGGCGACCATCACGAGATCACGACGCTGCGCCGCGACGTCGCGACCGACGGCCGCCGTGCAACGGTCGCTTTTGCCGACGACTGGCGCGACGACGCGGCGCGGCGCGACTTCACGATCAACGCGCTCTATGCCGACCCCGAAACGGGAGAGGTCGACGACTGGTTCGGCGGCCTTTCTGACCTGGCGGCGGGCCGCATCGCCTTCATCGGCGACGCCGCGACGCGCATTGCCGAGGATCATCTGCGCATCCTGCGCTTTTACCGCTTTGCAGCGCGCTTCGGGCGCGGCGCGCTCGATCCCGCCAGCCACGCCGCCGTCGTCGCAGCGCGACAGTCGCTCAAAAGCCTGTCGCGCGAACGCATCGCCGACGAGCTGACCAAGATTTTGTCGCTCCCCGACCCGCGCGCGATCGTCGCGCAGATGCACGCCGACGGCATCTTCGCGGTGCTGCTGCCCGAACTCGATCCGGGCTTTGCCGCGGCGCTCGACCGGCTGCTTGCCAGCGAAGCCGCGGCGGGCATCGCCCCCGCGCCGCTCCGCCGCCTCGCCGCGCTGCTCCCCGCCGATGCCGCGATTGCCGAACAGGTGGCGAGCCGCCTGCGCCTTTCGACGCGCCAGCGCAAGCATCTCGCCGCGCTCGGCGGCCACCGCCATGACGTCGCGCGGCCGATCCGCCAGCTGGCGCACGCGATCGGCATCGACGCGGCGCGCGACGTGCATCTGCTCGCTGGCGATCCGGCGGCGGTTCAGGCGCTGGCCGACTGGCAGGTTCCCATGCTCCCGGTGAAGGGCGGCGACATCGTCGCGCGCGGCATCGCCGCGGGGCCGGAGGTGGCGCGCATCCTGAAGGCGGTGGAGGCCGCGTGGGTGGCGGAAGATTTCCCCGGCGCGCCGCGCGTCGCCGAGCTGGTCGATCAGAAGATCGGCCGGGTGAGCGACTGA